A single window of Dehalococcoidia bacterium DNA harbors:
- the polA gene encoding DNA polymerase I — translation MPEQKPRLILVDGHSLIYRSFMVFQGSQSSRAVEFSVRRTGEITTAVYGFTSTFLSILNDLEPSHVLMCLDAPGKTKRAEKDASYKATRAAMPDELRQQITRIRQVIDAFEMPVFEAPGYEADDLVGTLARQAKAGGIPVTIVTLDTDLLQLVEPGVDVYLYRPYVKGQAAITYGVEAVRERYGLGPEQIPDYKGLKGDPSDNIPGVPGVGDKTATKLLQQFETVEGIYDRIDEVMPEKMRQKLRENEGAARLSKDLATIDREVPVTLELDAARLQVFDRTEVEKLFAELEFRSLIERIPAGLGATKTPPPPAFEGERDFRTVASEKDLKALVKEIQASGRIAVHVENTDTNGMRGVLVGISVATAPGKASYIPIGHNLGLGDAPQLVEATVLDALRPVLEDAAIQKITHNGHFDFLVLANHGVTMRGMRFDTRIASYLLGYANMSIQSLAAERLDMRISALIELIGKNGKNQITMSGVAIDAACEFCCVQADAQIRASEILDGELRARNLWPLFDDVEMPLMAVLARMELLGVAVEPNQLVDMSREMQAELQGIEREIYAVVGHEFNIGSPQQLSQILFEELALPKTRRTKLGYTTDATAMDTLRGLHPVVDLIMRYRGVSKLKSTYVDALPGLIHPKTNRIHSTFNQVTAATGRLSSNDPNLQNIPVRTGYGNKIRRAFIARDIGKEPMLLAADYSQIELRIMAHLSQDPALIEAFVQDEDIHAATASSVFDVPLDEVTSEMRRRAKVFNFGVLYGLSEYGLSTKERIPREEAATFIRRYFEKYEKVRAWRDGAIESCRTLGYAETMMGRRRYIPEIKSPNYQIRSSGERMAINMPVQGTASDIIKVAMNRIDEELMERDLQSRMTLQVHDELIFEGPRAELDAVRDIALRVMPKSLDLVVPLKIDIKTGKNWGELEVAKGPLVSDEEAALEFAEAGG, via the coding sequence GTGCCCGAACAGAAGCCCCGGCTCATTCTCGTCGATGGTCACAGCCTCATCTATCGCTCCTTCATGGTCTTCCAGGGGAGCCAGTCATCGAGGGCTGTGGAGTTCTCCGTGCGCCGCACGGGCGAGATCACGACGGCGGTCTACGGCTTCACGAGCACGTTCCTGAGCATCCTCAACGACCTCGAGCCTTCGCACGTGCTGATGTGCCTCGATGCGCCAGGGAAGACGAAGCGCGCCGAGAAGGACGCCAGCTACAAAGCGACGCGCGCCGCAATGCCCGATGAGTTGCGCCAGCAGATTACGCGGATCCGTCAGGTCATCGATGCGTTCGAGATGCCGGTGTTCGAAGCGCCGGGCTACGAGGCCGACGATCTCGTCGGCACGCTGGCGCGCCAGGCGAAGGCTGGCGGCATCCCCGTGACGATCGTCACGCTGGACACGGACTTGCTCCAGCTCGTCGAGCCCGGGGTCGACGTGTACCTGTACCGGCCGTACGTGAAGGGGCAGGCGGCGATTACGTACGGCGTCGAAGCCGTCCGCGAGCGCTACGGGCTGGGGCCGGAGCAGATTCCCGACTACAAGGGGCTCAAGGGCGACCCGTCAGACAACATTCCCGGCGTGCCCGGTGTCGGCGACAAGACGGCGACGAAGCTTCTCCAGCAGTTCGAAACCGTCGAAGGCATCTACGACCGCATCGACGAAGTCATGCCCGAGAAGATGCGACAGAAATTGCGCGAGAACGAAGGCGCAGCGCGCCTGAGCAAGGACCTCGCGACGATCGACCGCGAAGTGCCGGTGACGCTCGAGCTCGACGCAGCGCGGCTGCAGGTCTTCGACCGGACGGAGGTCGAGAAGCTGTTCGCCGAACTCGAGTTTCGCTCGCTCATCGAGCGTATCCCGGCGGGGCTCGGCGCCACCAAGACGCCGCCGCCGCCGGCGTTCGAAGGCGAGCGCGACTTTCGCACGGTAGCGTCGGAGAAGGACCTGAAGGCGCTCGTCAAGGAGATCCAGGCGTCGGGGCGGATAGCCGTCCATGTCGAGAACACCGACACGAACGGCATGCGCGGCGTGCTCGTCGGCATCTCCGTGGCAACGGCGCCCGGCAAGGCGTCGTACATTCCCATCGGTCATAACCTCGGGCTGGGAGATGCGCCGCAACTCGTTGAAGCGACGGTGCTCGACGCGCTGCGGCCTGTGCTTGAAGACGCGGCCATCCAGAAGATCACGCACAACGGTCATTTCGACTTCCTGGTGCTCGCGAACCACGGCGTCACGATGCGCGGCATGCGCTTCGACACGAGGATCGCGTCGTACCTGCTGGGGTACGCGAACATGTCGATCCAGTCGCTGGCCGCGGAGCGTCTCGACATGCGCATTTCCGCGCTGATCGAGCTGATCGGCAAGAACGGGAAGAACCAGATCACGATGTCCGGCGTGGCGATCGACGCGGCGTGCGAATTCTGCTGCGTGCAGGCCGACGCGCAGATCCGTGCGTCGGAGATCCTCGATGGCGAACTCCGGGCGCGTAACCTCTGGCCGCTCTTCGATGACGTGGAGATGCCGTTGATGGCGGTGCTGGCGCGGATGGAGTTGTTGGGCGTCGCCGTCGAGCCGAATCAGCTCGTCGACATGTCGCGCGAGATGCAGGCCGAGCTGCAGGGCATCGAGCGTGAGATCTACGCCGTCGTCGGGCACGAGTTCAACATCGGATCGCCGCAGCAGCTCTCGCAGATCCTGTTCGAGGAGCTGGCGCTGCCGAAGACGCGCCGCACGAAGCTCGGCTACACGACCGACGCGACGGCGATGGATACGCTGCGCGGGCTGCACCCGGTGGTCGACCTGATTATGCGCTATCGCGGCGTCTCGAAGCTCAAATCGACGTACGTGGACGCGCTGCCGGGCCTCATTCATCCGAAGACGAACCGCATCCACAGCACGTTCAACCAGGTGACCGCCGCCACAGGGCGCCTGTCGTCGAACGACCCGAATTTGCAGAACATCCCCGTACGCACGGGCTACGGCAACAAGATCCGGCGCGCGTTCATCGCCCGGGATATCGGCAAGGAGCCGATGCTGCTCGCCGCGGACTACTCGCAGATCGAACTGCGCATCATGGCGCATCTGAGCCAGGATCCGGCGCTGATCGAAGCGTTCGTCCAGGACGAAGACATTCACGCTGCCACGGCGTCGAGCGTGTTCGACGTGCCGCTCGACGAGGTGACATCGGAGATGCGGCGCCGCGCGAAGGTATTCAACTTCGGCGTGCTGTACGGATTGAGCGAATATGGCCTCTCGACGAAGGAGCGCATTCCCCGCGAAGAGGCGGCGACGTTCATCCGCCGCTACTTCGAGAAGTACGAGAAGGTGCGTGCGTGGCGCGACGGCGCGATCGAAAGTTGCCGCACGCTGGGTTACGCCGAGACGATGATGGGGCGCCGCCGGTATATACCGGAGATCAAATCGCCGAACTACCAGATCAGGTCTTCGGGCGAACGAATGGCGATCAACATGCCCGTGCAGGGCACGGCGAGCGACATCATCAAGGTCGCCATGAACCGCATCGACGAGGAGCTAATGGAGCGTGACTTGCAGTCGCGGATGACCCTGCAGGTCCACGACGAGTTGATCTTCGAAGGTCCGCGCGCCGAACTGGACGCGGTGAGAGACATCGCGCTGCGCGTCATGCCGAAGTCGCTCGACCTCGTGGTGCCGCTGAAGATCGACATCAAGACGGGCAAGAACTGGGGCGAACTGGAAGTCGCGAAGGGTCCGCTCGTCTCGGACGAAGAGGCCGCACTGGAGTTCGCCGAAGCCGGCGGCTGA
- a CDS encoding acyl-CoA dehydrogenase family protein gives MTNTASVSDLAEIAAGFAARDAAAPDVYPAENIADIKRSGVLIAPFPEHLGGAGASLLDAVRMTETVAKQSPSTALMLSMPLGLASVYGAPLEAIPEQHRGLWNEQSEAIAAEYRAGKWYAACNSEKGAGGSLAATKTTARLVGGTWRVSGDKILATTGKYADYFFSSAKVTQDDLPGGGVVEMFYVKTDAPGVAIAADWDGFGMRSTESQSVRYDDAPADGMLGYPDFLEHAAPSTAWYCLFAAVPLGCAASILAQVANPVPQSPALRLRLADAQMRLEALTAYLHETAVLRGETLEPRSLSMRVIRAKTYVTQESTKLCAELFALSGGRNYSRTSPVARALADSFAGTALRPPLALALDMLVENFAI, from the coding sequence ATGACGAACACCGCCTCAGTGAGCGACCTTGCGGAGATCGCTGCGGGCTTCGCCGCCCGCGACGCCGCCGCGCCGGACGTCTACCCCGCCGAGAACATCGCTGACATCAAGCGGTCGGGCGTGCTGATCGCGCCGTTTCCGGAGCATCTCGGAGGCGCAGGCGCTTCGCTGCTCGATGCTGTGCGGATGACGGAGACCGTCGCAAAGCAGTCGCCATCGACGGCGCTGATGCTCTCGATGCCGCTGGGGCTTGCGAGCGTCTACGGGGCGCCTCTTGAAGCGATTCCGGAGCAGCATCGAGGCCTGTGGAACGAGCAGTCCGAGGCGATTGCCGCCGAGTACCGCGCCGGCAAGTGGTACGCCGCCTGCAACTCCGAGAAGGGCGCGGGCGGGTCGCTTGCCGCGACGAAGACGACCGCGCGGCTGGTCGGTGGAACGTGGCGCGTCAGCGGTGACAAGATCCTCGCGACGACGGGGAAGTACGCGGATTACTTCTTTTCATCGGCAAAAGTGACGCAGGACGACCTGCCCGGCGGCGGCGTCGTCGAGATGTTCTACGTGAAGACGGACGCGCCCGGCGTCGCGATCGCCGCCGACTGGGACGGCTTCGGCATGCGCTCGACGGAAAGCCAGAGCGTGCGGTACGACGATGCGCCGGCCGACGGCATGCTCGGTTATCCCGACTTCCTCGAACACGCGGCGCCGTCAACCGCGTGGTACTGCCTGTTTGCGGCGGTCCCGCTGGGTTGCGCCGCGTCGATCCTGGCGCAGGTCGCGAATCCCGTGCCGCAGTCACCAGCGCTGCGGCTGCGCCTCGCCGACGCGCAGATGCGCCTCGAAGCGCTGACGGCGTACCTGCACGAGACGGCGGTGCTGCGCGGCGAGACGCTGGAGCCGCGCTCGCTGAGCATGCGCGTGATCCGCGCGAAGACGTATGTCACGCAGGAATCGACGAAGCTTTGCGCGGAGCTGTTTGCGTTGAGCGGTGGACGCAACTACAGCCGCACCTCGCCGGTCGCGCGCGCGCTCGCCGATTCGTTCGCCGGCACGGCGCTGCGGCCGCCGCTCGCGCTGGCGTTGGATATGCTCGTCGAGAACTTCGCCATCTAG
- a CDS encoding enoyl-CoA hydratase-related protein, giving the protein MPDYQHILYEPRGGVLLITLNRPEKLNAWTQIMENEVIDATRQAAADPAIGCVVITGAGRGFCAGADIGGWDRGLRGEAPKRPSKMLLEGGSPEVPIALTHGKPVIAAINGVSVGVGLTMTMACDIRIASTEARFSARFVKVGLTPECGSSRYLPLVAGLPNALYLTLTGRIIDADEALQRRLVDRIVPPDQLMPEVMKLAEEIAANPHEAIWAAKRLLHSNVNETDLRKVVSLESYSIRERQTEPDHREAVTAFMEKRQPVFNQ; this is encoded by the coding sequence ATGCCTGACTACCAGCACATCCTCTACGAACCGCGCGGCGGCGTCCTGCTCATCACGCTGAACCGCCCCGAAAAGCTCAACGCCTGGACGCAGATCATGGAGAACGAAGTGATCGACGCGACGCGCCAGGCGGCGGCTGATCCGGCCATCGGCTGCGTCGTCATCACCGGTGCCGGTCGCGGGTTCTGCGCCGGCGCCGACATCGGCGGCTGGGACCGCGGACTGCGCGGGGAAGCGCCGAAGCGCCCCTCGAAGATGCTGCTGGAAGGTGGCAGCCCCGAGGTGCCGATCGCGCTGACGCACGGCAAGCCCGTGATCGCCGCGATCAACGGCGTGTCCGTGGGCGTCGGGCTGACCATGACGATGGCGTGCGACATCCGCATCGCGTCGACGGAGGCGCGGTTCTCGGCGCGGTTCGTGAAGGTCGGCCTCACGCCGGAGTGCGGCAGTTCGCGCTACCTGCCCCTCGTCGCCGGATTGCCGAACGCGCTGTACCTCACCCTCACTGGTCGCATCATCGATGCGGACGAAGCGCTGCAGCGGCGGCTCGTCGACCGCATCGTGCCGCCCGACCAGCTGATGCCCGAAGTGATGAAGCTCGCCGAAGAGATCGCCGCCAATCCGCACGAGGCGATCTGGGCGGCGAAGCGCTTGCTACACTCGAACGTGAATGAGACAGATCTGCGCAAGGTCGTGTCGCTCGAAAGCTATTCGATCCGCGAACGGCAAACAGAGCCCGACCACCGCGAGGCCGTGACGGCGTTCATGGAGAAGAGGCAGCCGGTCTTTAACCAATGA
- a CDS encoding acyl-CoA thioesterase domain-containing protein has protein sequence MTTTREEQTPQETVADFVRMLDVRPSGNDVFTSESKREHEDQHRLFGGIVLAQATIAAGRTVEDASMHSLHAYFLRGGRFDVPVEYHVERVRDGRTFKARRVLVRQGGDAICDVTTSFAHQEEGIAHQDPMPDAPDPETLVDAREQFPMEDGTMWPYGPIEWRLCEPPDYIAKPGERPLVREWARMRHPLPADPVLHAAALVFASDAGSFSAIERRYGDEGMEWRASASLDHAFWLHHPIFWDGWILMTTESPVAYSARALSYRAFYTHGGLQVASMAQEAVVRRKRE, from the coding sequence ATGACCACGACCAGGGAAGAACAGACGCCGCAGGAGACCGTCGCGGACTTCGTGCGCATGCTAGACGTGCGTCCGTCGGGGAACGACGTCTTCACCAGCGAGAGCAAACGCGAGCACGAAGACCAGCACCGGCTCTTCGGAGGCATCGTGCTCGCGCAGGCGACGATCGCAGCCGGGCGCACGGTCGAAGACGCGTCGATGCACTCGCTGCACGCCTACTTCCTGCGCGGCGGCCGCTTCGACGTGCCGGTGGAGTATCACGTCGAGCGCGTGCGCGATGGCCGCACGTTCAAGGCGCGACGCGTGCTCGTGCGCCAGGGCGGCGACGCGATCTGCGATGTGACGACGAGCTTCGCCCACCAGGAAGAGGGCATCGCGCATCAGGATCCGATGCCGGACGCGCCCGACCCGGAGACGCTCGTCGATGCCCGCGAGCAGTTTCCGATGGAAGACGGCACCATGTGGCCGTACGGCCCGATCGAGTGGCGGCTGTGCGAGCCTCCGGACTACATCGCGAAGCCGGGCGAGCGGCCGCTCGTGCGAGAATGGGCGCGCATGCGACATCCCTTGCCGGCGGACCCGGTGTTGCACGCCGCTGCGCTCGTCTTCGCTAGCGACGCAGGATCGTTCTCGGCGATCGAGCGCCGCTACGGCGACGAGGGCATGGAGTGGCGCGCCTCGGCGAGCCTGGACCACGCGTTCTGGCTCCACCACCCGATCTTCTGGGACGGCTGGATCCTCATGACCACAGAGAGCCCCGTCGCATACTCGGCACGCGCGCTGTCGTATCGCGCGTTCTACACCCACGGCGGCCTGCAGGTCGCATCCATGGCGCAGGAGGCGGTCGTGCGGCGGAAGCGCGAGTGA